One genomic window of Aricia agestis chromosome 7, ilAriAges1.1, whole genome shotgun sequence includes the following:
- the LOC121728854 gene encoding sorting nexin lst-4 encodes MTQVQALYDFTGEPETTELSITAGEVLTLLNTEIGEGWWEGRNAKGQTGLFPAAYVKKLTPEESVPTKMAPAAPRYDQAADEWGDQHYSANDNYQRGTSQDDGWDDDWDDDTYSEIGPGHQQNTKPAGHQPLAPLPGMPINDYHQHIDDTASAFSSAGTVRKNKFAPSSKISGESYLLGTLNVEVPEADKVHIVQSEDSFAWTPVTQPYSVTVASPKKESKFKGIKSFIAYQLTPSFNNIQVSRRYKHFDWLHERLQEKFTLIPIPPLPDKQISGRYDEQLIERRRVQLQEFVDWMCKHPVLSKCEVWQHFLTCTDEKRWKAGKRQAERDNLLGLNYCISIVVPERALLPSQVDHVVDQCHTFINSMDTSVKSVTNMCITQAKKFQGPYKVDCQKVGEAFYSLGNSLSLDEGSVVSTSKLTSAIKMTGGAYIEIGRMYEEQPKWDWEPLGDKFHLYKGIVGSFPDTLANHKSAIQKKKECERLGAENKMESAQLNEVLRRTDVISYALLAEINHFKSQRTEDLKATMQKFLRQQITFYQKIVHKLENTLQQYEQ; translated from the coding sequence ATGACACAAGTGCAAGCTCTATACGATTTCACGGGTGAGCCAGAGACTACAGAGTTGTCCATAACTGCGGGAGAGGTGCTCACTCTGTTGAATACTGAAATAGGAGAAGGATGGTGGGAAGGCAGGAATGCAAAAGGGCAGACTGGCCTTTTTCCAGCTGCATATGTCAAGAAATTAACCCCTGAAGAGTCCGTTCCCACAAAAATGGCTCCAGCTGCCCCAAGATACGATCAGGCAGCTGATGAATGGGGCGATCAACATTATAGTGCTAATGACAACTACCAACGAGGAACATCACAAGATGACGGCTGGGATGATGACTGGGATGATGATACATATTCCGAAATCGGGCCTGGCCACCAGCAAAATACAAAGCCAGCGGGTCACCAACCACTAGCTCCGTTACCAGGAATGCCAATAAATGATTATCACCAACATATCGATGATACTGCTTCTGCATTTTCCTCGGCTGGCACGGtcagaaaaaataaatttgctcCATCTTCTAAAATAAGTGGGGAAAGCTATTTGCTGGGAACATTGAATGTGGAAGTACCGGAGGCTGATAAAGTTCATATTGTACAGAGTGAGGATAGTTTTGCCTGGACGCCTGTCACCCAGCCCTACAGTGTCACTGTAGCTTCCCCCAAAAAGGAATCTAAGTTCAAGGGAATCAAAAGCTTTATTGCTTATCAGTTGACACCCTCTTTCAACAATATTCAAGTTTCTCGTAGATATAAACACTTTGATTGGCTTCATGAGAGATTGCAAGAAAAGTTCACTCTGATACCCATTCCCCCTCTGCCGGACAAACAGATTTCCGGTCGATATGATGAGCAATTGATAGAGCGCAGACGCGTACAACTCCAGGAGTTTGTGGATTGGATGTGCAAGCATCCAGTGTTATCCAAGTGTGAGGTATGGCAGCATTTTCTTACATGTACTGATGAAAAGAGATGGAAAGCGGGCAAGAGGCAGGCTGAGAGAGACAACTTACTAGGGCTGAACTACTGTATATCAATAGTTGTACCAGAGAGAGCCCTTCTACCGTCTCAGGTGGATCATGTAGTTGACCAATGTCACACATTCATAAATAGCATGGATACATCGGTTAAGTCTGTCACTAACATGTGTATAACTCAAGCCAAGAAGTTTCAAGGCCCCTACAAAGTCGATTGTCAAAAGGTCGGTGAAGCATTTTATAGTCTAGGCAATTCGTTAAGTTTAGATGAAGGTTCAGTAGTGTCCACTTCAAAATTAACGTCGGCCATAAAGATGACGGGTGGTGCCTACATCGAGATTGGTAGAATGTACGAGGAGCAACCCAAATGGGACTGGGAGCCTCTCGGTGACAAGTTCCACCTCTACAAGGGCATAGTTGGATCCTTTCCTGATACATTAGCAAATCACAAAAGTGCTATACAGAAGAAGAAGGAGTGTGAACGATTAGGGGCTGAAAATAAAATGGAATCTGCACAACTTAACGAAGTATTACGCAGAACAGATGTCATATCCTATGCTTTACTTGCCGAGATTAATCATTTTAAGTCTCAGAGAACCGAAGATCTAAAGGCTACAATGCAAAAGTTTTTAAGGcaacaaattacattttatcaaaaaattgtTCACAAGTTGGAAAATACGCTGCAACAATACGAACAGTAA